Proteins encoded by one window of Nitrospira sp.:
- the tpx gene encoding thiol peroxidase, with protein MMTRRGLQVLMISLFLTNGLTACGSSGRLLDSGFPYKNLPVADGSVVAGEGHSVLFKGSPLMLSGTGVKVGDHLREVKLTDRDLALVNIAHTAGSGKVRIISVVPSIDTKVCEQQTHQLSEKNHGLDKMVELITVSIDTPFAQKRFAEEAKIRNVTFLSDYRGADFGKTHGLFLRDPHFLARTVMVVDAQNVIRYLQITPEIAQLPDLDEAFKFARSLVTTS; from the coding sequence ATGATGACAAGACGCGGCCTTCAGGTTCTCATGATCAGCTTGTTCCTCACCAACGGACTCACCGCTTGCGGGAGCTCCGGTCGGCTCCTGGACTCAGGGTTCCCCTACAAGAATTTGCCCGTGGCCGACGGTAGTGTCGTCGCCGGCGAGGGCCATTCTGTCCTCTTCAAAGGCAGCCCCTTAATGCTGTCCGGCACCGGCGTCAAAGTCGGGGATCATCTGCGCGAGGTGAAACTGACCGATCGGGATCTCGCCTTGGTCAACATCGCCCACACCGCCGGATCGGGGAAAGTTCGGATCATCAGTGTCGTCCCCTCGATCGACACCAAGGTCTGCGAACAACAAACCCATCAGCTCAGCGAAAAGAATCATGGCTTGGACAAGATGGTCGAGCTCATCACCGTGAGCATCGACACCCCGTTCGCCCAGAAGCGTTTTGCGGAAGAGGCCAAGATTCGCAACGTCACGTTTCTCTCGGATTATCGCGGCGCCGATTTCGGAAAAACCCATGGCCTCTTTCTGCGCGATCCGCATTTCCTGGCCAGAACCGTCATGGTCGTTGATGCACAGAACGTGATCCGCTATCTGCAAATCACCCCGGAAATCGCCCAACTCCCCGATCTCGACGAAGCCTTCAAGTTCGCCCGCTCCCTGGTGACCACCAGCTGA
- a CDS encoding FAD-dependent oxidoreductase, translated as MANYDLLVIGTGPAGQKAAVQAAKLGKKVGIIERKAVVGGVCINTGTIPSKSLREAVLYLSGFRQRTLYGAEYRVKDTITIEDLIFRATHVITNRDRKKPHGPSLPHHRTYGSRIRRFDELNSYRDARLGTPRFSK; from the coding sequence ATGGCCAACTATGACCTCCTGGTGATCGGCACCGGCCCCGCCGGGCAAAAAGCCGCCGTGCAGGCGGCCAAACTCGGCAAGAAGGTCGGCATCATCGAGCGCAAAGCCGTCGTCGGCGGCGTGTGCATCAACACCGGCACGATCCCCAGCAAATCGCTCCGCGAGGCCGTTCTCTATCTGTCCGGCTTTCGGCAACGCACTCTCTACGGGGCAGAGTATCGCGTCAAAGACACGATCACGATCGAAGACCTGATCTTCCGGGCCACCCACGTCATTACCAATCGGGATAGGAAGAAGCCTCACGGCCCCTCCCTCCCACACCACCGGACATACGGGTCACGTATCCGGCGGTTCGATGAATTGAATTCCTACCGTGATGCAAGGCTCGGCACTCCCAGGTTCTCGAAGTAG